In a genomic window of Rhododendron vialii isolate Sample 1 chromosome 12a, ASM3025357v1:
- the LOC131311569 gene encoding stemmadenine O-acetyltransferase-like: MKIDVEVTNKFTIKPSSATPSHLRHYQLSFLDQIAPPVFMPLVLFYPRDVNDNLDNSEKSSHLKKSLSDALTRFYPLAGRMVDNLYVDCNDEGVPYVEAEAKSRLSEVISDPIPGEMNQFLPCELDDVRDLLLVIQVTFFACGGMAVAVGISHKIADALSLFMFINGWADTAHGDTNIPVPQFESAAIFPPMDTTGFTPSTGIAKSDIVTKRFVFTASKISTLREKFSKNNTTTEGGELGNYYNSSRRPTTRVEALSAFIWTRFMVATQACEKKADKIYSLLHAVNLRPRVNPPLPESYFGNISRLAIAVPSMEGEGDGNGVVNQVRDAIRKINGDYITKLQEGNSHLSFVKERAKLTTTGEVVSFSFTSLCRFPLYEPDFGWGKPVWVGSMSLTFKNLVVFMDTRTGDGIEAWVNLKREDMAKFETDAEFLESISPTSPNAVIGSWF; the protein is encoded by the exons ATGAAGATTGATGTTGAAGTAACCAACAAATTTACCATAAAGCCCTCCTCCGCCACCCCATCCCACCTCCGCCACTACCAACTCTCATTTCTCGACCAAATCGCTCCCCCGGTGTTCATGCCTCTGGTTCTCTTTTACCCGAGGGACGTAAATGACAATCTTGACAACTCTGAGAAATCCAGCCACCTGAAAAAGTCCCTCTCCGACGCCTTAACCCGGTTCTACCCCCTTGCCGGGCGCATGGTTGACAACCTTTACGTCGACTGCAACGACGAGGGAGTGCCCTACGTGGAAGCCGAGGCAAAATCCCGGCTTTCCGAGGTGATTTCCGACCCGATCCCCGGTGAGATGAATCAGTTCCTTCCGTGTGAACTCGACGATGTTCGGGACCTCCTCCTGGTTATTCAGGTCACCTTCTTTGCCTGCGGTGGCATGGCGGTTGCCGTCGGCATTTCTCACAAG ATAGCCGATGCCTTGTCCTTGTTCATGTTCATCAACGGCTGGGCCGACACCGCCCACGGCGACACCAACATCCCCGTCCCGCAGTTCGAGTCCGCCGCCATCTTCCCTCCGATGGACACGACCGGGTTCACACCCAGCACCGGAATCGCCAAGTCTGACATCGTGACAAAGAGGTTCGTGTTCACGGCCTCCAAGATCTCCACTCTCAGAGAAAAATTCAGCAAAAACAACACTACCACAGAGGGAGGAGAGCTGGGAAACTACTACAACTCTTCTAGACGCCCGACGACGCGGGTAGAGGCGCTGTCGGCTTTCATTTGGACTAGGTTTATGGTTGCAACTCAGGCCTGTGAAAAAAAGGCGGACAAAATCTACAGCTTGCTTCATGCGGTGAACCTACGGCCGCGGGTCAATCCGCCGTTGCCTGAGAGTTATTTTGGAAACATTAGCCGGCTCGCGATTGCAGTACCGTCCATGGAGGGTGAAGGAGATGGCAACGGGGTTGTGAACCAA GTTAGAGATGCGATAAGGAAAATCAACGGAGATTACATTACGAAGCTTCAAGAGGGTAACAGCCACTTGAGCTTCGTGAAAGAAAGGGCTAAACTAACCACGACGGGGGAGGTGGTCTCGTTCAGTTTTACAAGCCTGTGTAGGTTCCCGCTGTACGAACCCGATTTCGGGTGGGGGAAGCCGGTGTGGGTCGGCTCCATGAGCCTGACTTTCAAGAATCTCGTTGTGTTCATGGACACCCGAACGGGGGACGGGATCGAGGCGTGGGTGAACCTGAAGAGGGAGGACATGGCCAAGTTCGAAACGGACGCGGAGTTTCTCGAATCCATCTCGCCAACGTCTCCGAATGCTGT